TTTCAATCTCattataaaataacaggaatttTACTGAAATTGTTGCTTATTAAGTTATcttaaatttgttaatcaaAGTTATGTCAGAAATAATCTTAAACTACAGTCTTGTACGGTAGATCACTTCTTTtatcttaactttttttttgtagacctagcaagtcggctacaacatcatccgTGTCATAGTCACTTTCTATCACTTGTTTACTTTGAgtcaaaaaacaataatttttctgctgccactttcgctcccgatcCATGATGCCACTGTCGGAGCCTTTTTTATTTCCTgaatgttggtcttcgtccataTAGCATGTTCATGCACCACCAGCtagtggtgttcactggagtgaaaAAGCTTACATAATACAtgcaaacaattgacttaaaagttaaacaatactgcgccattcgtgcaaaataatggagcgattttaacaatagcatgacgtcacaggtgtgggttaagtcgcataatgccctcggtgaacgtgccattcgtgggtacgaatggACCTCGGGCTTCGCCCTCAggccattcttacccacgaatggcgcgcacctcgggcattatcctacaCGTAATTCAATTTATAAATAACTTTGCTCAAGATCTGCTCTATAGTCAATTGTTCTTTGTACAACCTAAAATCATTCAGATAGAACTATTAATAGTTCTAGaatattgttatcattattatcattcgGCCATTTCATAAAGaacaatacaatacatgtaattgcaaaTATTAGATTACAGTaataggaaaaacaaaatgaacaaatatGTTGAACAGAACTAAATAAAGACATACATGCTAAATAATATGTACTGTTTATTTTAGTGTTTTTATGAATGGCACCTTTGTACAATGTTTCACATAAACTTTTACAAACACCAGCAAGCTCTTCCGTGGTGAAGTGTGCTATCCAGCTAGGACCCATACATAAAGCTGCTGAATGCACAACCAGTAGCTGAGTATAATAAACATGGTGACCAATAAGGTgtccagccaaaataccatgtcatggGAGTACCCTCTTATTAGACTGGTATTCTATTTAATCTTTAAGAAatcttttctgcttaagcagctccatgaaattgggcccagtctttATGTAAGACACACTGGTGTGGAAGCAAAAGCTGCTTCTGTTCCATTGGAAGCGTACAGTGCCCTTTAGTGAGTATTACCATTACACAGTATAGGACATCCACTTTACACTTTGACAAGAGACGCCACCGGGTAACCAGGGCCCAACTGGAACTGTTCAGGAGTaaatattgcttttaaaaagtcttctgctaaaaaaaaaaaaaagaaagaggaCACTTTGACAGTGGTGCCACCTACAATGTACGTAACCAGGGACCAACTGGAGCTATATTCAGGAGTAAATAGTACCTTTGAAAAGTCTTCTgcttaacaacaaaaataagcaGTGTGTATATGATAGGATTGGATTAAACCcaaatgttttataattttattgtgcttgCCTAATTTTGGGGCtgaagcagccctatgaaattgggcccaagatCCAAACCACACTCCCATagtaccagagcttgagttcagtgttcTATCTCAGCTGCCATTAAACAACTGTACATCTAaccttttcatttcatttacacAGTCAAGATACTTTTGCTTTACAAAGCTTTTAAAATGAAAGCATTATTATATACATGTGAGAGCATGATGATGTGTTAATCTTAACTAACAAGCAAAatggaaaataataaaaaaaatagcataaataaaataaacaataatcatTAGTTTACTTGAACAGTGGTGAGTACACTGTCTGATTTCAGTTGACAGgcattaaaaactaaaaataaataaatattattttgaatagtGTGACCTTATTGAACAACAGTGCCCTCTAATGCATGTTTGAATAACTGTGTTAGGAATACTTAAATCAGTGTTCTATAAACCAATCAGCTGTAACACTTAACATGCTATTAGCAACTACATTCCAACCTTTTCATTTCATACATTTATTTTGCAATTTACACCCAGTACatgtcttttgttattttaaaaaagcTTAGTGAAACAATAAAGCAATTTTATGTATATCTGAGAGCTAGCAGATGATAGTGATGAAGTGTTTGTGTTAATTTACAAGCAAAATGGAAAATATAAGAATAGTagtaaaagaaaataacaataatcgtCAGTTTATTTAAACGGTGGTGAGTACATTGTTTGATTCCATTTGACAGGCATTAGAATTAAGAAAACAACTATTAATTTGAATCAAATTTAATGTGATCTTATTGAACAACAGTGTCCTTTAATGCATGTTGGAATACCAAACTTCATTGTTAAAGATAATATGTGGGCATGATAAGCCATTCATTGTGTTATGAGTACTTACAAACTCTGCAAAATGTGAACAGACAGACAAATTACTTAGGGGCAATAAATCTTGCTATTTGTACTGTCCACTTATTAAATTGTTGTTTCCATGCAACCAAGATGCAACAAGGTTATTTTTGAGTATTTGTTGTTCCACATTCCATCTTATTTTAACGTGATTCTGCACCAAATTTGGATGTCACATGGAAGTGGAACACCTTTTTTTGtatccctttttctttttcttttttaaatttttttcttcacataaaCAGTAAGTTAGGCgatttacaattttgttgttgtgaagCTTGTATTGTACATAATGCTATATTGCCTCCTTTGCCCTTGGCTTCAGACATTTGAGATTGTGGATGTTCTTCAAGGATGTATTCAGGTTTAGGAAATTAGTTGTCCAGATATTCTGATGAATCAAATACAAGGTGTCCAAAATGTTCACTTCCAACAATAATACTTTTACAAGTGTACAAAACAGATTGACCAGCAGGACAGGAAGATTAACTATAAACAGATTGTCCAGATGACGCCCATAAACCCCTCTTTCTTTTACTGTACACTTAATCCTATTATCTGTGTCTTTGCTTTGGCTTTAGTCGGTTTCAATGAGTCTTCCTTGAAATTTTAAACAGTCAAATTCACTGAAACTTTCCTTCAGATTCCACTCCTGTTTTGTATGGATTGTTTCATGTTCCTTGGCCTGAGCCTCTGCTTTAGCTTGTTGCTCATCTTCCAGCACTAGTATTCCCACTGACCTTTCATCTTCTTCAAACTCAAGAAAGGAAAGCCTGTCAGACACAATCTCACCTTGTATCTTAGTTAGTTCATCAAGATTGTTTATAAGTTTCAGCTTGAAATCCAGAATCTCATGAGAGCTTGCTTGGGTCATGAACTGATTCACTTCATCCAGCTTGTGCTCTACCTGGGTCACTTCTTTTGTGTTGGTTGCGTCTGCAGTTTCAAATGTCTGGACTCTGTCTTTGTAAACACTCTCTGCCTCTTGCTTCAGCTGCTTTTCCTCTTCTGTGATCTTTGCTCTCTCCTTGGCAGCCTTCTGGGAGATTTTCATACTGGTTTCAGCATATGAAGAATCCAGTTTCTTGCGAGACTCACTGGCTTGTTCCATGGCAGTTTGAATATCAGCCTTGCATTTCTCAGCTTTTGCAACCAGTTCTGCGACTTCCTGTTTGCATTTGTCTAAAGCCTCAGGTATACCAATAAGGTCATGTTTTGGATTTCCATGATCAAGAACGGTACAAGTTGTGCATTCTAACTTCTGGCATGTGTTGCAGTAGATGTTCAGAGTCTGATCACTGTGCTTGCCACACTTTGGAATGTATTCCCTTAGTTTACTCCTATATTTGTAGCGGACTTCTCCGGAATGCAGCTGTGCCAGCATGTAGACCTGATGAGATTTAGTAACAGGAAAACGCTGATGTGCAGTTTGGCAATCCTGACAAAGGAAATAATCACAGTCTACACACCTGGCGATTGCTGCATGCTCTTCATCATTACACGCTTGACAGTTGACCTCTGACCCATGACCCTCCATGAGTTGCTCCTGAACAGTAAACTCATCCACCAGGGCATTGAGTTTAAAGTCCTTAGGTAGACTGTCAACCTTGTTGTCTTctagtgttgttttctttctgcaCAGAGGACACAGTAGGATGGAGTTGTTAGGATCTTGTTGGTGAAGCTCCTTGAGGCATGTGAAGCAGAAGCTGTGTAGACAATCTAGCATTGTTGGATTGATGAAGCGATTGGTGCATATTGGACATTCTAGATGATCCTTACTGATCTTATCAAGCACCGAATGGACTGTGATACTGGCAGCCATCTTTGACTTTAGGGTGTTACAATCTTTCCCTGTTGGTACAAAAAGAtcaattcatttttattaatcTACTCATGTTTTCAGTCAGATGTTGTATCTTTCATTGTGTCAATTGACTTCAGGTGACTGTACTTGTACAAAAGACAATGTGCTGGACCATGTTTTTTTGCACATATTTACAGTGCAGAATTTGTGCATTGTTCATGTTAACACATGTTCATGTTAACACATGTTCATGTTAACACAGTGACTATGCAGGCATTCATTTTACACTTAATGTTGCTCCTCCTAGACCGACCCCTCCTCATGGAACGTTTCTTCAGTTTCTTCAGTGCTGTGCATCGACACCCATCCTACCAAATTAATAATTCTTCTCTTGGTGTAGTGCAAAGTCATAAGTATTTAGGTATAGTCATTTCCTCTAATCCTAAATGGGGGGACCATGTTAAGCATATCACCTCTAGAACCTCAAGGCTTCTTGATTTTATTAGACGTCTTTTCGTCTGTAACGATGCTGACATTTTGGTGCTGTTTATTTAATTGTGTCGCCTCATTCTGGAGTACAGGGCTCCAGCTTGGATTCCACACCAGTCTGGTCATCTGAAAGATCTTGAAAAGATTCAAAAGCGCTTAGCGCGTACTTGTCTACCTGCACCTAGATGCGAGTTGCCTTATAATGAACGCCTTCAAAGGCTtttcttgtaaatctttgatgtgcaattttttaatactatgtatgtgttttttcatgttttctggcaaataaaataaaatgaaatgaaatgaaacaataTATAACTGTTAcacatttaatattattttattggcCGTTCTTCAGCAGACTGTCCATAGGTTTTTATACATGTAGCAACCGTGGTATTTGCTGTCCAGCCGCGGCTTGTCTGC
Above is a genomic segment from Asterias amurensis chromosome 6, ASM3211899v1 containing:
- the LOC139939042 gene encoding E3 ubiquitin-protein ligase TRIM71-like, translating into MAASITVHSVLDKISKDHLECPICTNRFINPTMLDCLHSFCFTCLKELHQQDPNNSILLCPLCRKKTTLEDNKVDSLPKDFKLNALVDEFTVQEQLMEGHGSEVNCQACNDEEHAAIARCVDCDYFLCQDCQTAHQRFPVTKSHQVYMLAQLHSGEVRYKYRSKLREYIPKCGKHSDQTLNIYCNTCQKLECTTCTVLDHGNPKHDLIGIPEALDKCKQEVAELVAKAEKCKADIQTAMEQASESRKKLDSSYAETSMKISQKAAKERAKITEEEKQLKQEAESVYKDRVQTFETADATNTKEVTQVEHKLDEVNQFMTQASSHEILDFKLKLINNLDELTKIQGEIVSDRLSFLEFEEDERSVGILVLEDEQQAKAEAQAKEHETIHTKQEWNLKESFSEFDCLKFQGRLIETD